The following are from one region of the Lytechinus variegatus isolate NC3 chromosome 4, Lvar_3.0, whole genome shotgun sequence genome:
- the LOC121412762 gene encoding uncharacterized protein LOC121412762, whose amino-acid sequence MTYRHLSLLSAAFSVGLHSVSTKKLLFARFRSHAVMPKEKSKTNRRSENFTQDEIDILIRECISRKGTLCDPISANLTHSMKMQAWNNISEAVSYAAGNQRSVEELRVKLSNLKSTVKKAYNKRKRLMGGTGGGPPPAPLEQWQDLLIDFMGQEALDGVIGGVETPTGFSERSADTSSSNKACELGALTTLASLATGRKKMSDPKSMADTSIEYEETASNSSQSASSSKSKSSTPEKLQSRKSPCKPETKAMAEWLETEKERLSLKRQKIDEQVRHNTRMEELAAERLTVEKEKRDMLRFLITTFSSTTNTVQLLPANYI is encoded by the exons ATGACCTATCGtcatctctctcttctttccgCTGCATTCTCCGTCGGTTTACATAGTGTTTCAACAAAAAAGCTTCTTTTTGCAAGGTTTCGATCTCATGCAGTTATGCCGAAAGAAAAGTCAAAAACCAACAGGAGAAGTGAGAATTTCACTCAAGATGAGATAGACATCCTGATTAGAGAGTGCATATCAAGAAAAGGGACTCTTTGTGACCCCATCAGTGCAAATTTGACACATAGTATGAAAATGCAAGCATGGAACAATATTTCAGAGGCAGTTAGCTACGCTGCCGGAAACCAGCGATCCGTCGAGGAGCTGAGGGTCAAACTTAGCAACCTAAAATCCACTGTCAAAAAGGCCTACAACAAACGGAAGCGATTGATGGGGGGTACTGGAGGTGGACCACCACCCGCTCCTCTCGAGCAGTGGCAAGATTTGTTGATCGATTTTATGGGTCAAGAGGCGCTTGATGGAGTAATCGGCGGAGTCGAGACACCGACAGGTTTCTCAGAGAGATCAGCAGACACTTCAAGTTCAAATAAGGCATGCGAATTAGGGGCTCTTACAACTTTAGCCAGCCTAGCAACTGGCAGAAAGAAGATGTCGG ATCCCAAGTCCATGGCGGATACATCCATCGAATATGAAGAGACTGCTTCTAATTCTTCTCAATCTGCATCTTCATCCAAATCTAAGTCATCTACTCCAGAGAAATTACAATCAAGAAAGTCACCATGCAAGCCAGAGACGAAAGCAATGGCTGAGTGGCTCGAGACTGAAAAGGAGAGGCTTTCCCTGAAGCGACAGAAGATTGATGAACAAGTTAGACACAACACAAGAATGGAGGAGCTAGCAGCAGAACGGCTCACTGTGGAAAAGGAGAAGAGAGATATGCTCAGGTTCCTCATAACAACCTTTTCTAGTACCACAAATACCGTCCAGTTACTTCCTGCAAATTATATCT GA
- the LOC121412761 gene encoding putative nuclease HARBI1: protein MAVFLFDLNDHMAYRNRYHNVDRLLPGEMNRSDFRKNYRLNYEEYQWLCDYIRNDEVFERRQENGRVLSVELKVAAALRFFASGSFQNVVGDVAGISQPSQSRAVAAVTDAISRKASDFINFTLEPTATIKSNFAAIAGMPNTIGCIDCTHVYIRAPRENENIYVNRKNRHSINVQGIVDSKMRFVNVVAKWPGSSHDSYIWETSNVLNDFRMGRMPPGWLLGDSGYPTQPWLMTPLTNPQSPAEQRFNSSLTRTRVCVERAFGILKSRFRCLDMTGGSLCYEPSRVCKIILSCCVLHNICIDRGIPPPNDVPHVVQQPDEDHHDRVDDMQTGQEVRRNLINTWFN, encoded by the exons atggcaGTTTTTCTCTTTGACCTCAATGACCACATGGCATACCGGAATCGCTATCATAATGTAGACAGATTGTTGCCTGGAGAAATGAACCGTTCTGATTTTCGAAAGAATTATAGGCTGAATTATGAAGAATATCAGTGGTTGTGTGACTACATCCGTAATGACGAAGTATTTGAACGCAGACAGGAAAATGGAAGAGTACTTTCGGTAGAATTAAAGGTGGCAGCAGCACTGCGTTTTTTTGCCAGTGGAAGTTTTCAAAACGTTGTAGGGGACGTTGCTGGGATCAGTCAGCCTTCCCAAAGTAGGGCTGTTGCGGCTGTTACCGATGCAATCTCTCGAAAGGCTTCCGATTTCATCAATTTTACTTTGGAACCAACTGCAACAATCAAATCAAACTTTGCAGCCATTGCTGGAATGCCCAATACAATTGGATGTATTGACTGTACGCACGTTTACATTCGTGCACCTCGGGAGAACGAAAACATATACGTCAACCGCAAGAATCGTCATTCAATTAATGTCCAAGGAATCGTGGATTCTAAAATGAGATTTGTTAACGTTGTGGCAAAATGGCCAGGGTCTTCTCATGATTCCTACATATGGGAAACAAGCAATGTTCTGAATGATTTTAGGATGGGAAGGATGCCACCAGGATGGTTATTAG GTGACAGCGGATATCCAACTCAACCCTGGCTCATGACTCCACTAACAAACCCCCAATCACCTGCAGAGCAAAGATTCAACTCAAGTCTGACAAGGACACGTGTATGTGTAGAAAGGGCCTTTGGAATACTCAAATCTAGATTCAGATGTCTTGATATGACAGGCGGGTCACTTTGCTATGAACCATCAAG GGTCTGTAAGATCATCCTCTCATGCTGTGTGTTACATAACATCTGTATCGACAGAGGCATACCACCACCAAATGACGTACCACATGTAGTTCAACAACCAGATGAAGACCATCATGATCGTGTTGATGATATGCAGACAGGTCAAGAAGTCAGGAGGAATCTAATTAACACATGGTTTAATTAA